From Pseudoalteromonas sp. DL-6, one genomic window encodes:
- a CDS encoding diguanylate cyclase — MPADLDLNEIHWLMDMFNTVDVGLVVLDRDYKVCVWNGFMENHSGLLPSAVKDKDLFDLFPAIDEKWFKSKAESVFVLKNRSFTIWEQQPYIFRFKNYRPITGKADYMYQNATFIPLTNTRGEVAHICIILYDVTDIAVNKKELEELNKKLERVSQTDSLTQLANRGHWEHLLHQEFLRTKRSEGCCSLLIFDIDHFKKVNDDFGHSAGDEALRHIASLLRTALRETDIAGRYGGEEFVVTLLDTDKQGAIVFAERLRQLIETSPAKYKEHTVHMAISVGIACFDNEFKDHERWIEAADKALYHSKENGRNRVSVYADIKNDA; from the coding sequence ATGCCTGCTGATTTAGATTTAAATGAAATCCATTGGTTAATGGACATGTTTAATACGGTTGATGTAGGCCTTGTAGTGCTTGATAGAGACTACAAGGTGTGCGTGTGGAATGGCTTTATGGAAAATCATTCAGGGCTGTTACCCAGTGCTGTAAAAGATAAAGACTTGTTTGATCTATTCCCAGCCATTGATGAAAAATGGTTTAAGAGTAAAGCAGAATCCGTGTTTGTATTAAAAAATCGCTCATTTACTATTTGGGAACAACAGCCGTATATTTTTCGCTTTAAAAACTATCGACCTATTACTGGTAAAGCAGATTACATGTATCAGAACGCAACATTTATCCCGCTGACCAACACGCGAGGCGAAGTGGCGCATATTTGCATTATTCTCTACGACGTGACTGATATTGCGGTGAACAAAAAAGAGCTTGAAGAGTTAAACAAAAAATTAGAGCGAGTTAGTCAAACCGACAGCCTTACCCAGCTTGCAAACCGAGGACATTGGGAGCATTTGTTGCACCAAGAATTTTTACGTACTAAGCGCAGTGAAGGCTGTTGTTCGTTATTAATTTTTGATATTGATCACTTTAAAAAGGTAAACGATGACTTTGGCCACAGTGCAGGAGATGAAGCACTTCGTCATATAGCGAGTTTACTGAGAACTGCATTGCGTGAAACAGATATTGCTGGGCGCTACGGTGGTGAAGAGTTTGTTGTTACTTTGTTAGATACCGATAAACAAGGGGCGATTGTATTTGCTGAGCGCTTACGCCAATTAATTGAAACCTCACCCGCTAAATACAAAGAGCATACAGTACATATGGCCATTAGTGTGGGTATTGCTTGCTTTGACAACGAATTTAAAGATCATGAACGTTGGATTGAAGCTGCCGATAAAGCACTTTATCACTCAAAAGAAAATGGACGAAATAGAGTGTCGGTATACGCTGATATAAAAAATGATGCATAA
- a CDS encoding response regulator: MSTSVLICDDSKLARRQLARSLPDDWDIKVEFAYDGVDCIKQLTKSPPEILFLDLNMPEMDGYEVLTAMKDQGLNVLTVVVSGDIQPSAHQRVLELGAIDFIQKPCSSEKLAAIIEHHGIKDKALRERLSNALGEQVDPDVRDVYQELTNVAMGQAGDLLARLLNVFVKLPIPNVNVLEVSELDMALRSVDNSSTTSGICQGFIGGGVSGEALLLLNDSSFKEIASLMNYDGELNDKVELELLMDISNILIGAILTGFSKQLDMTFSQGHPIVLGQHRDVSELVKSNKDRWQRTLAIEISYGIENHDISCDLMLLFTEDSLKTLKYKVAYLLED; encoded by the coding sequence ATGTCAACATCGGTTTTAATATGTGATGATTCAAAATTAGCACGACGTCAGTTGGCTCGCTCCTTACCCGATGATTGGGATATTAAAGTTGAATTTGCATATGATGGTGTCGACTGCATAAAACAGCTCACTAAATCTCCCCCTGAAATTCTTTTCCTTGACTTAAATATGCCAGAAATGGATGGTTATGAAGTATTAACGGCCATGAAAGATCAGGGACTCAATGTATTAACTGTAGTGGTATCTGGCGACATTCAACCGAGTGCGCATCAACGTGTACTTGAACTTGGCGCCATAGATTTTATTCAAAAGCCATGTTCCTCCGAAAAGCTCGCCGCCATCATTGAACACCATGGTATTAAAGATAAAGCTTTACGAGAGCGGCTCTCCAATGCGCTTGGTGAGCAAGTTGACCCTGATGTACGTGACGTCTACCAAGAACTCACTAATGTTGCTATGGGGCAAGCGGGAGACCTACTTGCAAGACTGCTCAATGTGTTCGTTAAATTACCTATACCTAATGTAAATGTTTTAGAAGTTAGCGAACTCGATATGGCGTTGCGTTCAGTTGACAACAGCAGCACTACATCGGGCATCTGCCAAGGTTTTATTGGGGGCGGTGTCTCTGGTGAGGCGTTACTGCTACTAAACGACTCTAGTTTTAAAGAAATTGCATCTTTAATGAATTACGACGGTGAACTTAACGATAAGGTTGAGTTAGAGCTGTTAATGGATATTAGTAATATTCTGATAGGTGCTATTTTAACTGGTTTTTCAAAGCAGCTTGATATGACTTTCTCTCAAGGCCACCCAATTGTATTGGGGCAGCATCGTGACGTGTCAGAGCTGGTAAAATCAAATAAAGATCGTTGGCAGCGAACACTCGCCATAGAAATTAGTTACGGTATTGAAAATCATGATATTAGTTGTGATTTAATGTTGCTCTTTACTGAAGATTCACTCAAAACTTTAAAATATAAAGTTGCCTATCTGCTGGAAGATTAA
- the tpx gene encoding thiol peroxidase: protein MRRTLAFALSLFCCASFAADLPENTLDAGKVTAQGKPVTLLGKGLIVGEDAPNFKVVNDSFTAVTLEDYKGQAVLISVVPSLDTGICSLQTKHFNEKVAQQFPGVAMLTISADLPFAQKRFCKAENIDKVTTLSDSVWRDFGQKYGLIIKDMGLLTRAVFILDKSHKVIYKQLVSSLSTEPEYDSVIEKLKTL, encoded by the coding sequence ATGCGTCGTACATTAGCTTTTGCATTAAGCCTATTTTGCTGTGCCAGTTTTGCCGCAGACTTACCAGAAAACACACTCGATGCAGGAAAAGTAACCGCACAAGGTAAGCCAGTGACATTATTAGGTAAAGGCCTTATCGTAGGTGAAGATGCCCCTAATTTTAAAGTAGTTAATGACAGTTTTACTGCAGTTACGTTAGAAGATTATAAAGGTCAAGCAGTATTAATTAGTGTTGTTCCAAGCTTAGATACCGGTATTTGTAGCTTACAAACTAAGCACTTTAATGAAAAAGTCGCCCAGCAATTTCCTGGTGTAGCCATGCTCACCATTAGTGCCGATTTACCGTTTGCGCAAAAGCGTTTTTGTAAGGCCGAAAATATCGATAAAGTGACGACGCTTTCTGATTCTGTATGGCGTGATTTTGGCCAAAAGTATGGCTTAATAATTAAAGATATGGGCTTACTTACCCGCGCGGTGTTTATTTTAGATAAAAGCCATAAAGTTATTTATAAGCAATTAGTTAGTAGTTTATCAACTGAGCCTGAATACGATAGCGTTATTGAAAAGCTTAAAACGCTCTAA
- the adk gene encoding adenylate kinase, whose amino-acid sequence MRIILLGAPGAGKGTQAQFLMDRYGIPQISTGDMLRAAIKEGTPLGLEAKKVMDAGQLISDDIIIGLVKERIAKPDCEKGFLLDGFPRTIPQADAMKENGVVVDHVIEFDVADEVIVERMGGRRVHPGSGRVYHVVYNPPKEEGKDNETGEELIIRADDTEETVRKRLGIYHEQTMPLVDYYQAEAKAGNTQYHKLDGTQAVEAVSKQLAELLG is encoded by the coding sequence ATGCGCATTATTCTTTTGGGCGCGCCGGGTGCAGGTAAAGGTACTCAGGCTCAGTTTTTAATGGATAGATACGGTATTCCACAAATTTCTACCGGTGATATGCTACGAGCTGCAATTAAAGAAGGCACACCACTTGGCCTAGAAGCAAAAAAAGTAATGGACGCAGGTCAGCTTATTTCTGACGATATTATTATTGGCCTTGTTAAAGAGCGTATTGCAAAACCAGATTGTGAGAAAGGCTTCTTACTAGATGGTTTCCCACGTACAATCCCACAAGCTGATGCTATGAAAGAAAATGGCGTTGTGGTTGATCACGTTATTGAATTTGATGTTGCTGATGAAGTTATTGTTGAGCGTATGGGCGGACGTCGTGTTCATCCAGGTTCTGGTCGTGTTTACCATGTTGTTTACAATCCACCAAAAGAGGAAGGTAAAGACAACGAAACAGGTGAAGAACTTATTATTCGTGCAGATGATACCGAAGAGACAGTTCGTAAACGCTTAGGTATTTACCATGAGCAAACAATGCCATTGGTTGACTACTACCAAGCGGAAGCGAAAGCGGGTAACACGCAGTACCATAAACTAGACGGTACACAAGCGGTTGAAGCAGTAAGCAAGCAACTAGCTGAGCTTTTAGGTTAA
- the htpG gene encoding molecular chaperone HtpG: MTAAQKETLGFQTEVKQLLNLMIHSLYSNKEIFLRELVSNASDAADKLRFLALSNGDLYQGDADLRVRISADKDANTVTISDNGIGMTRDEVISSLGTIAKSGTAEFFKNLTGDQSKDSQLIGQFGVGFYSAFIVADEVTVRTRKAGETTAVEWQSKGEGEYTLQEIEKEGRGTDIILHLREEENEYADEWRLRSIVTKYSDHISTPVQMYKAEVPESEGEDGEKIPAVPGEWESINRATALWTRDKSEISEDEYKEFYKHVSHDWEDPLSWGHNKVEGKTEYTSLLYIPKKAPFDLWNRERQSGLKLYVQRVFIMDDAEQFMPSYLRFVKGLLDSNDLPLNVSREILQDNKVTQAIRKGCTSRIIKMLERMAKNKADDYQTFWNEFGQVMKEGPAEDAANKESIAKLLRFSSTHTDSETQDVSLEQYIERMKDSQDKIYYVVADSFIAAKNSPHLEIFRKKGIEVLLLSDRVDEWMMSHLTEFGEKQFQSITRGDLDLGKLDDEETKKAQEESEKEVAGLVERIKTALGDDVKDVRFTHRLTDSPACVVSDDNDMSSQMQKLMESVGQAVPEAKPVFELNPEHQLVKHLNDEQDEDKFAQWSHVLLDQALLAERGTLKDPTGFVTRLNKLMLDLSK, from the coding sequence ATGACTGCAGCACAAAAAGAAACATTAGGCTTTCAAACAGAAGTAAAACAACTATTAAACTTAATGATTCACTCGCTTTATTCAAATAAAGAAATCTTTTTACGCGAGCTTGTATCAAATGCATCTGACGCAGCCGATAAACTGCGCTTTTTAGCTCTTTCAAACGGTGACCTTTATCAAGGTGATGCGGATTTACGCGTACGTATAAGCGCCGATAAAGACGCTAACACAGTAACCATTTCTGATAATGGTATTGGTATGACGCGTGATGAAGTGATCAGCTCATTAGGCACCATTGCTAAGTCGGGTACGGCTGAATTTTTCAAAAACTTAACAGGCGATCAAAGTAAAGATTCACAGCTTATTGGCCAGTTTGGTGTTGGTTTTTACTCAGCATTTATTGTTGCTGATGAAGTGACTGTTCGTACTCGTAAAGCAGGAGAGACTACAGCGGTTGAATGGCAGTCAAAAGGTGAAGGCGAGTACACGCTACAAGAAATCGAAAAAGAAGGCCGTGGTACAGACATTATTTTACATCTTCGTGAAGAAGAAAATGAATATGCAGATGAGTGGCGTCTTCGCAGTATCGTCACTAAATACTCTGATCATATTTCTACACCAGTACAAATGTACAAGGCAGAAGTACCTGAGTCTGAAGGTGAAGATGGTGAAAAAATCCCAGCTGTTCCAGGTGAGTGGGAAAGCATTAACCGTGCAACTGCATTGTGGACACGTGACAAATCAGAAATTTCTGAGGACGAATACAAAGAGTTTTATAAGCATGTAAGCCACGACTGGGAAGATCCGCTTAGCTGGGGACATAACAAAGTTGAAGGTAAAACTGAATACACCAGTTTGTTATACATTCCTAAAAAAGCACCCTTTGATTTATGGAACCGTGAGCGCCAAAGTGGTTTAAAACTTTATGTGCAACGCGTGTTTATTATGGATGACGCTGAACAGTTTATGCCAAGCTACTTACGTTTTGTTAAAGGCTTATTAGACTCAAACGATTTACCGCTAAACGTATCGCGTGAAATTTTACAAGACAACAAAGTAACCCAAGCTATTCGTAAGGGGTGTACGTCGCGTATTATTAAAATGCTTGAGCGTATGGCTAAAAACAAAGCCGATGATTACCAAACATTTTGGAATGAATTTGGTCAGGTAATGAAAGAAGGCCCAGCTGAAGATGCGGCCAACAAAGAAAGCATTGCTAAATTACTGCGCTTTTCATCAACGCACACCGACTCAGAAACTCAAGATGTTTCACTTGAGCAATACATTGAGCGCATGAAAGACAGCCAAGATAAAATTTACTATGTGGTTGCTGACTCATTTATTGCTGCTAAAAATTCACCACACTTAGAAATCTTCCGCAAAAAAGGGATTGAAGTACTATTACTTAGCGACCGTGTAGATGAGTGGATGATGAGCCATTTAACGGAATTTGGCGAAAAGCAATTTCAGTCAATTACCCGTGGTGATTTAGACTTAGGTAAGCTAGATGACGAAGAAACTAAAAAAGCACAAGAAGAGTCTGAAAAAGAAGTTGCAGGCTTAGTTGAGCGCATCAAAACTGCATTAGGTGATGATGTTAAAGATGTACGCTTTACTCACCGCTTAACTGACTCACCAGCGTGTGTAGTGAGCGATGACAACGACATGAGCTCGCAAATGCAAAAGCTAATGGAGTCAGTAGGTCAAGCTGTTCCAGAAGCTAAGCCTGTGTTTGAATTAAACCCAGAGCACCAACTGGTTAAGCACTTAAATGATGAGCAAGACGAAGATAAGTTTGCACAGTGGTCACATGTACTACTAGACCAAGCCTTGCTTGCAGAGCGCGGTACGCTTAAAGATCCAACTGGATTTGTAACTCGCTTAAATAAACTTATGCTTGATTTAAGCAAATAA
- a CDS encoding RluA family pseudouridine synthase, protein MAAITQSANVIVDDFIAPVCHEHIKIIYQDDDILLINKPSGLLSLSGKNPLNWDSVHYRLVNGQQGVTAAFPKAILPHRLDLGTSGVMVVALNEQAVKALNQQFQSRNVKKYYRAMLAGLVSEPQGEITAPIAKDKMLFPKVKICHQSGKPAQTQFKVVKRFYKEQKTLVDFTPITGRTHQLRIHSLTFGHPILGCDLYKNDCSEQRAQRLLLHASDLFFVHPRTDKPMHGHAATPF, encoded by the coding sequence ATGGCAGCAATAACCCAAAGTGCTAATGTGATTGTTGATGACTTTATCGCACCTGTTTGCCATGAACACATAAAAATTATTTATCAAGATGATGATATTTTGTTGATCAATAAACCTAGCGGTTTGTTAAGTTTGTCGGGTAAAAACCCTCTTAACTGGGATTCGGTTCACTATAGGCTTGTCAATGGTCAGCAAGGCGTTACCGCAGCGTTTCCTAAAGCGATATTACCTCATCGTTTAGATTTGGGCACCTCAGGAGTAATGGTGGTGGCACTTAACGAGCAAGCAGTTAAAGCACTGAATCAGCAATTTCAATCCAGAAATGTTAAAAAATATTACCGTGCAATGCTCGCGGGTCTGGTTTCTGAGCCTCAGGGAGAAATTACTGCGCCAATAGCAAAAGATAAAATGTTATTTCCGAAAGTAAAAATTTGCCACCAGAGCGGCAAACCCGCGCAGACTCAATTTAAAGTGGTTAAACGTTTTTACAAAGAGCAAAAAACCTTGGTCGATTTTACTCCTATAACTGGACGCACTCATCAACTTAGGATACATAGCCTAACGTTTGGCCACCCCATACTCGGCTGTGATTTATATAAAAATGATTGCAGTGAGCAAAGAGCTCAACGGTTATTATTGCATGCCAGCGACTTATTTTTTGTGCATCCACGCACTGATAAGCCAATGCACGGGCATGCCGCAACGCCTTTTTAG
- the recR gene encoding recombination mediator RecR translates to MQLSDSLTSLIEALRCQPGIGPKSAQRIAFHLLERDRKGGAQLGNALTKAMTAVGHCQSCRTFTEQAQCDICLSTKRQDSGILCVVESPTDVLAIEQTGQYKGLYFVLMGHLSPIDGIGPKEIGLDVLEQKLAHGGINEVILATNPTVEGETTAHYIAQLCHKYKVGASRIAHGIPVGGELDLVDGTTLMHAFNGRRLVSHE, encoded by the coding sequence ATGCAACTTTCAGATAGTTTAACATCGCTCATAGAGGCACTTCGTTGTCAGCCAGGTATTGGCCCGAAATCTGCTCAGCGTATTGCATTTCATTTATTAGAGCGCGACCGTAAAGGCGGCGCTCAGCTTGGTAATGCGCTAACAAAAGCGATGACGGCTGTAGGGCATTGTCAGTCGTGCCGTACGTTTACCGAGCAAGCGCAATGTGATATTTGCTTAAGCACTAAGCGCCAAGACAGTGGCATTTTATGTGTGGTTGAGTCGCCTACAGATGTGTTAGCGATTGAACAAACAGGCCAATACAAAGGACTCTACTTTGTATTAATGGGGCATTTGTCACCGATTGATGGCATAGGCCCTAAAGAAATTGGCCTGGACGTGCTTGAACAAAAACTTGCGCACGGCGGTATTAATGAAGTTATATTAGCCACTAACCCAACGGTTGAAGGTGAAACAACGGCTCATTATATTGCCCAGCTTTGTCATAAATACAAAGTGGGTGCATCGCGAATAGCTCATGGTATTCCTGTGGGTGGCGAGCTTGATTTAGTCGATGGCACAACCTTAATGCATGCATTTAATGGCCGGCGCTTAGTCAGCCATGAATAG
- a CDS encoding YbaB/EbfC family nucleoid-associated protein, with protein sequence MFKGGMGNMMKQAQQMQERMQKAQEEIATMEVVGEAGAGLVKVTMLGNHNVRRVELDESLMEDDKDMIEDLLAAACNDAVRRVAEETQERMGKVTGGMQLPPGMKMPF encoded by the coding sequence ATGTTTAAAGGTGGAATGGGTAACATGATGAAGCAAGCGCAGCAAATGCAAGAGCGCATGCAAAAAGCCCAAGAAGAAATCGCAACGATGGAAGTGGTTGGTGAAGCCGGTGCTGGTTTAGTAAAAGTAACCATGCTTGGTAACCACAATGTTCGTCGTGTTGAGCTTGATGAAAGCTTAATGGAAGACGACAAAGACATGATTGAAGATTTACTAGCAGCAGCGTGTAATGATGCTGTTCGCCGTGTTGCTGAAGAAACTCAAGAGCGCATGGGCAAAGTAACAGGTGGTATGCAATTACCACCTGGTATGAAAATGCCGTTCTAA
- the dnaX gene encoding DNA polymerase III subunit gamma/tau yields the protein MSYQVLARKWRPQTFHELVGQSHVKQALVNALTQNRLHHAYLFTGTRGVGKTTIARIFAKSLNCDEGISATPCGQCSSCVDIEAGRYIDLLEIDAASRTKVEDTREILDNVQYAPTRGRYKVYLIDEVHMLSKHSFNALLKTLEEPPEHVKFLLATTDPQKLPVTILSRCLQFNLNALSQAEIKQQLEHVLTHEQLNFDNDALSIIAKAADGSMRDALSLTDQAIAQTNGDIKNQAVQDMLGLMDTHYSQSLLAALLAQDGTTLMNEVAQVASRNPNYIALLDDLIALTHVIQLSQLVPEAAALDSNNADYIEHVAAHTHAQQIQVYYQLLLNGKKDLQWAPEPRLGFEMIMLRLLAFEPAQLQTIQPEPSSQATPEQNSAGRANALRDILNKNKPAQSNTSQIQPLATNTQPTKADEPEVSKPDNSQTQDEQSSVQSQPQIVDTPVISDEQAQRQSEDDAYMQHSDVEQTIAAQYDDVMSSAVDQGFNPELANVTSNADHSASSMGEQEARAQSAIARILRDRNISGAGKLSSAAIEKPTEEKPAPTKSEFSRPQGNEAQTVSQQPPPWDSEVSDDLQKKPQLPAQGSQAQVVNKPASKVDFKAKHQTITENLAPELLEQINPQKPAPVVEQEPSIPVPDDFQSPISEIRFAHQQDEWAYLIKRMGLGGRMRQFALHSIFTKQDNHFHIEVDESQKHLDTPMLRQKLNVALSTIYGHNVELNIDFASGVIDSPYLIQQKIDAGRHQQAIDVITSDENIVQFQQLFSAEIDENSIQAL from the coding sequence ATGAGTTATCAGGTTCTAGCGAGAAAATGGCGTCCTCAAACCTTTCATGAATTGGTTGGGCAGTCTCATGTAAAACAGGCGTTGGTAAATGCCCTGACTCAAAATAGACTGCATCACGCTTATTTATTCACTGGAACCCGTGGTGTTGGTAAAACCACCATTGCCCGTATTTTTGCCAAAAGCTTAAATTGTGATGAAGGTATATCTGCCACACCATGTGGTCAATGTAGTAGCTGTGTTGACATAGAAGCAGGGCGCTACATTGATTTACTCGAAATAGATGCGGCTTCACGCACTAAGGTTGAGGATACGCGTGAGATCCTTGATAACGTTCAATATGCGCCAACGCGTGGACGTTACAAAGTATATCTAATCGATGAAGTACACATGTTGTCAAAGCATAGCTTTAATGCGTTATTAAAAACGCTTGAAGAGCCGCCTGAGCATGTGAAGTTTTTGCTCGCAACCACCGATCCTCAAAAATTACCAGTGACTATTTTATCTCGCTGTTTACAGTTTAATCTGAATGCATTGTCGCAAGCTGAGATTAAGCAACAGCTTGAGCATGTGCTTACCCATGAGCAGCTTAATTTTGATAATGATGCGCTAAGTATTATTGCCAAAGCGGCCGATGGTAGTATGCGAGATGCATTAAGTCTGACCGATCAGGCGATTGCTCAAACAAATGGTGATATTAAAAATCAAGCGGTACAAGACATGCTTGGTTTAATGGACACGCATTACAGTCAGAGCTTACTTGCGGCACTATTAGCGCAAGATGGCACAACCCTGATGAATGAAGTGGCTCAAGTCGCTAGCCGAAATCCAAATTATATTGCGCTGCTTGACGACTTAATTGCGCTAACGCATGTGATTCAATTGAGTCAATTAGTCCCTGAAGCGGCGGCGCTTGATAGCAATAACGCTGATTACATTGAGCATGTTGCAGCGCATACCCATGCTCAACAAATTCAAGTGTATTACCAGCTATTACTTAACGGCAAAAAAGATTTACAATGGGCACCTGAGCCTCGTTTAGGCTTCGAAATGATTATGCTCAGATTGCTAGCATTTGAACCTGCGCAGCTCCAAACCATTCAACCTGAACCTAGCTCACAAGCTACGCCAGAGCAAAATAGTGCAGGGCGTGCTAATGCACTGCGTGATATTTTAAATAAAAATAAGCCAGCGCAGAGTAATACCTCACAAATTCAGCCATTAGCAACTAATACGCAGCCAACAAAAGCCGATGAGCCTGAGGTTTCAAAGCCTGATAATAGCCAAACACAGGATGAGCAAAGTTCGGTACAAAGTCAGCCTCAAATTGTCGATACCCCCGTAATAAGTGATGAACAAGCTCAGCGTCAAAGCGAAGATGATGCTTACATGCAGCACAGTGATGTAGAACAAACCATTGCCGCACAATACGATGATGTAATGAGTAGCGCGGTTGACCAAGGATTTAATCCTGAGTTAGCAAATGTCACTAGTAACGCAGATCACTCTGCGTCATCAATGGGTGAGCAAGAAGCGCGAGCACAGTCAGCAATAGCGCGTATTTTGCGCGATAGAAACATTTCGGGTGCCGGTAAGCTTTCAAGTGCCGCTATTGAAAAGCCAACTGAAGAAAAACCAGCACCGACAAAATCCGAATTTAGTCGCCCGCAGGGCAATGAAGCACAAACTGTATCGCAGCAGCCACCCCCATGGGATAGTGAGGTGAGCGATGACCTGCAAAAAAAGCCTCAGCTCCCAGCACAGGGGAGCCAAGCTCAGGTAGTAAACAAACCAGCGAGCAAAGTTGACTTTAAAGCAAAGCATCAAACGATTACTGAAAATTTAGCACCCGAGCTATTAGAGCAAATTAACCCGCAAAAACCAGCACCTGTTGTTGAACAAGAGCCTAGTATTCCCGTACCTGATGATTTTCAAAGCCCAATTAGTGAAATTAGATTTGCCCATCAACAAGATGAATGGGCCTATTTAATAAAGCGTATGGGACTTGGCGGACGCATGCGCCAGTTTGCATTGCATTCAATTTTTACCAAACAAGACAATCATTTTCATATTGAAGTGGATGAATCGCAAAAGCATTTAGATACGCCAATGTTACGTCAAAAGTTAAATGTGGCGTTATCTACTATTTATGGACACAACGTTGAGCTTAATATTGATTTTGCTAGCGGGGTGATTGACTCACCTTATTTGATTCAACAAAAAATTGATGCCGGTCGTCACCAGCAAGCGATTGATGTGATCACCAGCGATGAAAATATAGTACAATTCCAACAGCTATTTAGCGCTGAAATTGACGAAAACAGTATTCAGGCATTGTAA
- the apt gene encoding adenine phosphoribosyltransferase: MTQVTPAIIKNSITTIADYPKAGIMFRDVTTLMANPEAFKATIDAFIDAYKDQGFTKIIGTESRGFIFGAPLSYALGIPFIPVRKPGKLPREVIRQDYQLEYGEDTLELHTDAIVAGDKVLLVDDLLATGGTIEATAKLVAKLGGNATDAAFVVSLPELGGEQRIEKMGINILKLVEFEGE, encoded by the coding sequence ATGACTCAAGTAACACCAGCAATTATCAAAAACAGCATTACTACAATTGCTGATTATCCTAAAGCGGGCATTATGTTTCGCGATGTAACAACCCTAATGGCAAACCCTGAAGCATTTAAAGCAACCATAGATGCATTTATTGACGCTTATAAAGATCAAGGTTTTACTAAAATTATTGGCACTGAATCACGTGGCTTTATTTTTGGTGCACCGTTATCTTATGCCTTGGGTATCCCTTTTATCCCTGTTCGTAAACCCGGTAAATTACCGCGCGAAGTTATTCGCCAAGATTACCAACTCGAGTATGGCGAAGATACACTAGAGCTTCATACTGATGCGATTGTAGCCGGTGATAAAGTCTTGTTAGTTGACGACTTGTTGGCGACCGGTGGTACAATTGAAGCAACAGCCAAGTTGGTTGCAAAATTAGGCGGAAACGCCACAGATGCTGCCTTCGTTGTATCACTTCCAGAGCTTGGTGGTGAGCAACGCATTGAGAAAATGGGCATCAATATTTTAAAATTGGTTGAATTCGAAGGCGAATAA
- a CDS encoding putative DNA-binding domain-containing protein, protein MSFIDVQNEFMAHIREPNMQPCPTDIEDRRMAIYRDLFFNNINGFVSSAFPVLKTLYSDQQWLLLVRQFFSEHDCQSPYFLDIAEEFITYLMTSYVPKESDPVFMLALAHYEWIELDVSVMKADPLESPLSANKLTHSPLYLSKTARNLSYDYPVQNISEEFQPQQPSEQPYFFVVYRDEDDEVQFLATNAMTAMLLSIIENEAGITFEQVCQQVSENAPQFNLEQITQGALSTLTAMAQRQIIVTKNQG, encoded by the coding sequence ATGAGTTTTATCGATGTGCAAAATGAGTTTATGGCCCATATTCGAGAGCCTAATATGCAGCCGTGTCCAACCGATATTGAAGACAGACGAATGGCCATTTATCGGGATCTGTTTTTTAATAATATTAATGGCTTTGTTTCATCTGCATTTCCAGTTTTAAAAACACTCTACAGTGATCAACAGTGGCTATTACTGGTTCGTCAATTTTTTAGTGAACATGATTGCCAGTCTCCTTACTTTTTAGATATTGCTGAAGAATTTATTACCTATTTAATGACAAGCTATGTACCTAAGGAGTCTGATCCGGTATTTATGCTGGCGCTAGCCCATTATGAATGGATTGAACTTGATGTGTCTGTAATGAAGGCTGACCCCCTTGAGTCCCCTTTAAGCGCTAATAAGCTTACCCATTCTCCTTTGTATTTATCTAAAACAGCGCGTAACTTAAGCTACGACTATCCAGTGCAAAATATTAGTGAAGAATTTCAACCTCAACAGCCTTCAGAGCAGCCGTATTTCTTTGTTGTTTATCGCGATGAGGATGATGAAGTGCAATTTTTGGCAACCAATGCCATGACCGCCATGCTACTGTCTATTATTGAAAATGAAGCGGGGATTACGTTTGAGCAGGTTTGCCAACAGGTTAGTGAAAATGCACCACAATTTAATCTAGAGCAAATAACACAAGGGGCACTGAGTACCTTAACAGCTATGGCACAGCGGCAAATTATAGTGACAAAAAATCAAGGCTAA